A single window of uncultured Pseudodesulfovibrio sp. DNA harbors:
- a CDS encoding bile acid:sodium symporter family protein: protein MILEVVPRFVEKNFIFITVLLSGIALIYPPSFIWIKPHIPLGLGVIMFGMGLTLDFGDFRDILSKWHLVGLGVLMQYVLMPVLAVGISFVLGLPAEAVIGMVVVGACPGGTASNVIAYLARANVPLSVTLTLASTCLAPLLTPVIIYLLLEKQVHIDFWSMVQSVFWIVVFPMLDGLILRRIFRKRLEPILRFFPSLSIMVIALLIACIIGLNQKTLLTFPALVLLAVILHNGIGLIAGYSLARLARCSKRDARTLAIEVGMQNSGLGVALAVKHFGAVSALPGALFSLWHNLSGVALARRWKTASKSE, encoded by the coding sequence ATGATATTGGAAGTAGTTCCCAGATTTGTAGAAAAGAATTTTATTTTTATCACGGTTTTGTTGTCAGGAATTGCCCTGATTTATCCACCGTCCTTTATCTGGATTAAACCGCATATCCCTCTTGGTTTAGGCGTGATTATGTTCGGCATGGGGTTGACGCTTGATTTTGGTGACTTTCGTGACATCCTGAGCAAGTGGCATCTGGTCGGCCTCGGAGTGCTCATGCAGTATGTGCTTATGCCAGTACTTGCGGTTGGTATTTCATTTGTTCTCGGATTGCCGGCTGAAGCTGTCATTGGCATGGTCGTTGTGGGAGCATGCCCTGGTGGAACAGCTTCAAACGTCATTGCGTATCTAGCGCGTGCCAATGTCCCGTTGTCTGTTACTTTGACTCTGGCTTCCACGTGTCTAGCTCCATTGCTTACTCCGGTTATTATTTATTTGCTTCTTGAAAAACAGGTACACATTGATTTTTGGTCAATGGTTCAATCCGTTTTTTGGATTGTTGTTTTTCCCATGTTGGATGGTCTTATTCTTAGGCGTATTTTTCGAAAACGGTTGGAGCCGATTTTGCGGTTTTTCCCGTCTTTGTCCATCATGGTTATTGCACTGCTTATCGCCTGTATCATTGGTTTGAATCAGAAAACGTTGCTCACATTCCCGGCACTCGTTCTTTTGGCTGTGATTCTTCATAACGGTATCGGGCTTATTGCTGGGTACAGTTTGGCACGACTGGCTCGGTGTTCGAAGCGTGACGCTCGAACTCTTGCAATTGAGGTGGGTATGCAAAATTCCGGTCTTGGCGTCGCTTTGGCGGTGAAGCATTTTGGAGCTGTCAGTGCTTTACCCGGAGCGTTATTTAGCTTGTGGCACAATCTGTCTGGGGTGGCCCTTGCCCGTCGTTGGAAGACTGCTTCAAAGTCGGAGTAG
- a CDS encoding response regulator: MEEESVVSLCDAFSKIDIVVFINVVDHRGNEVYSFGEIEEGVTIVKGKRISYEDVEVGYIQLGLTPLIFEDKVYETTWISLLSLLFVAIVLGVFTKLILNKNLRTPLDLLIARIESISAGEYAEHEEEGNLLEMRTILSKFNEMAGKVRSREDQLRLSEEKYRRLFETTTEGIIVIDKDRRLTMVNKVLADMLGYTEMEMYGKPIVDLLHPDDLVDHEQEMEKRVQGLSSQYERRLMHKDGHIVWAIVSSSPMIGMNEEFDGSFGMITDISDLRRAQAQLKIAYDEMEQRVILRTDELNKTNRLLTSEIHIRKQTEKAIIDAKEAAEDATRAKSEFLANMSHEIRTPMNAIIGMTHLTKMTNLSATQKDYLNKIDISAKSLLGIINDVLDMSKIEAGMLSVESVGFTIDQVLEQLTTIVSPRANEKKLEFLINVDKDVPNSVVGDSMRLAQILINLCNNAVKFTDEGAVVVSIVPLELEKEQARLRFTVKDDGIGIKADQIDELFQPFTQADASTTRKYGGTGLGLNLCNQLVSLMGGEIGVESELGKGSLFWFEIPFPIYHRDKEPALLPGELQGQRALVVDDNDTSQIILKGMLEHMGLCVSLASSGEEALEILRNVPEEEAFNLLVIDWRMPGRNGIQTAGAILSDESISPKPPMFMVSAYGNASLVKKSNEMGFKGLLFKPVNQSFLFNLVVETLGKGMVTTSDSVVREGVTDNLGGARVLLVEDNEINRQVALEILASAKIKVFEAVNGQAALDFLDKTDVDLVLMDVQMPVMDGYEATRRLREQDRFNDLPIIAMTAHAMVEDIERSQSVGMNGHVAKPFDPEDLFKVLAQWIGPTSMDQSRSLSLTKESISEDCLPSSMAGIDVQLGLRRARGNKELYRNLLLLLDEKYADAAREIEQARTDGRSEDAVGLAHSVKGTSGMLGAMELFESSSDLEHALDESSDDVSEKLERFSHDLAMVIQSIAVIKKVECSKTVLKQAGEVADVADLQASLEALKEPLSEGAPVVCRKKAKEVQELVWPGELHDDVARMLKLIAEYDFKKALVLVEGLEKRIV, translated from the coding sequence ATGGAAGAAGAATCTGTTGTCAGTTTGTGCGATGCCTTTTCAAAGATAGATATTGTCGTTTTTATCAATGTTGTCGACCACCGTGGGAACGAGGTTTATTCCTTTGGAGAAATCGAAGAAGGGGTAACTATCGTCAAGGGAAAACGTATAAGCTATGAAGATGTTGAGGTTGGATATATTCAACTTGGTCTGACGCCGCTTATTTTTGAAGATAAAGTGTATGAAACCACTTGGATCAGTCTATTATCCCTGTTGTTTGTTGCTATTGTTCTCGGTGTTTTTACCAAGTTGATTCTTAACAAGAATTTACGAACACCATTGGATCTGCTCATTGCCCGAATCGAAAGTATATCTGCCGGTGAATATGCTGAACATGAGGAAGAGGGCAATCTCTTGGAAATGCGTACGATTCTTTCCAAGTTTAATGAAATGGCTGGAAAAGTTCGGTCCCGCGAAGATCAGTTGCGACTGAGCGAAGAGAAATACAGGCGTCTTTTTGAAACAACGACTGAAGGTATAATCGTTATCGATAAGGATAGGCGTTTAACCATGGTCAACAAGGTTTTGGCCGACATGCTTGGGTATACCGAGATGGAAATGTACGGCAAGCCTATAGTTGATTTGTTGCATCCTGACGATTTGGTTGATCACGAACAGGAGATGGAAAAGCGGGTTCAGGGGCTTTCATCGCAGTATGAGCGTCGGCTTATGCATAAGGATGGCCATATTGTTTGGGCTATTGTTTCTTCAAGTCCGATGATCGGAATGAATGAAGAATTTGATGGTTCATTTGGAATGATCACCGATATTTCTGATTTACGAAGAGCACAGGCTCAACTCAAGATCGCGTATGATGAAATGGAGCAACGCGTTATTTTGCGGACTGATGAGTTGAATAAGACGAATAGGCTTTTGACGTCTGAGATTCACATTCGCAAACAGACAGAGAAAGCGATTATTGATGCCAAGGAAGCCGCTGAAGATGCCACCAGAGCGAAAAGTGAGTTTCTTGCCAACATGAGTCATGAAATTCGTACCCCCATGAATGCCATCATCGGCATGACGCATTTGACGAAGATGACCAATTTGTCTGCGACTCAAAAGGACTATCTCAACAAGATAGACATTTCGGCCAAGTCTTTACTCGGGATTATTAATGATGTGCTGGATATGTCCAAGATTGAAGCGGGCATGCTTAGTGTGGAGTCTGTCGGTTTCACGATTGATCAAGTGTTGGAGCAGTTGACAACCATTGTTTCGCCAAGGGCAAATGAGAAAAAACTCGAATTTCTTATCAACGTAGATAAAGATGTTCCGAATTCTGTTGTTGGTGACTCCATGCGTTTGGCACAGATTCTTATTAATCTGTGTAATAATGCCGTTAAATTTACGGACGAAGGGGCCGTGGTTGTCTCTATTGTTCCACTGGAGTTGGAAAAAGAGCAGGCTCGATTGCGTTTTACGGTCAAGGATGACGGTATAGGGATTAAGGCGGATCAGATTGATGAACTTTTTCAGCCTTTCACGCAGGCGGATGCTTCCACTACCCGTAAATATGGCGGGACCGGATTGGGCCTCAATCTTTGCAATCAGCTCGTCAGCTTGATGGGTGGAGAGATCGGTGTTGAAAGTGAATTGGGCAAGGGAAGCCTGTTTTGGTTTGAAATCCCATTTCCGATTTATCATAGGGACAAGGAGCCCGCTTTGCTTCCGGGAGAGTTGCAAGGGCAGCGTGCGCTTGTGGTGGATGACAACGACACATCTCAAATTATTCTTAAGGGGATGCTGGAGCACATGGGGCTGTGTGTATCCTTAGCCAGTTCGGGGGAAGAGGCGCTAGAAATATTGCGTAATGTACCTGAAGAAGAGGCGTTTAATCTTTTGGTTATTGATTGGCGTATGCCTGGGCGGAATGGTATTCAGACTGCTGGGGCCATTTTATCAGATGAGTCCATATCCCCTAAGCCTCCCATGTTCATGGTTTCAGCATATGGCAATGCTTCGTTGGTGAAAAAGTCCAATGAAATGGGATTTAAAGGATTGCTGTTTAAGCCCGTTAATCAATCTTTCCTTTTTAATCTTGTTGTTGAAACTTTGGGTAAAGGTATGGTCACAACCAGTGATTCCGTGGTCCGTGAAGGCGTTACGGATAATCTGGGTGGGGCCAGAGTCTTGCTTGTTGAAGATAATGAAATTAATCGCCAAGTGGCTTTGGAGATTTTGGCGTCTGCAAAAATCAAGGTTTTTGAAGCCGTCAATGGACAGGCTGCTTTGGACTTTCTTGATAAAACGGATGTCGATCTTGTCCTCATGGATGTGCAGATGCCTGTTATGGATGGGTATGAAGCGACTCGTCGACTTCGTGAACAGGATCGATTTAATGATCTGCCGATTATTGCCATGACTGCTCACGCCATGGTTGAGGATATCGAACGGAGTCAGTCCGTGGGTATGAATGGGCATGTGGCCAAACCCTTTGACCCTGAAGATCTTTTCAAGGTCCTTGCGCAGTGGATTGGACCGACTTCCATGGATCAGTCTCGGTCTTTATCTTTGACCAAAGAGTCCATATCCGAGGATTGTCTTCCGTCTTCCATGGCGGGCATTGACGTTCAGCTTGGTTTGCGCCGGGCGCGGGGTAACAAAGAGCTTTACAGAAATCTTCTTTTGTTGCTGGACGAAAAATATGCTGATGCTGCTCGGGAAATTGAGCAGGCAAGAACTGATGGACGATCTGAAGATGCTGTGGGACTTGCCCACTCTGTAAAGGGGACTTCTGGTATGCTCGGGGCCATGGAATTGTTTGAGTCGTCCAGCGATTTGGAACATGCCTTGGATGAGTCTTCCGACGATGTGTCGGAGAAACTGGAACGTTTTTCACACGATCTGGCGATGGTTATACAAAGCATCGCAGTGATTAAGAAAGTGGAATGCAGTAAAACCGTTCTTAAGCAGGCGGGCGAGGTTGCTGACGTTGCCGATTTGCAGGCTTCGCTGGAAGCTCTTAAGGAGCCATTATCTGAAGGTGCACCTGTTGTGTGTCGGAAGAAAGCGAAAGAGGTTCAAGAGCTTGTATGGCCCGGAGAGTTGCATGATGATGTCGCACGGATGCTAAAGCTTATTGCAGAGTATGATTTTAAGAAAGCTTTAGTCTTGGTTGAGGGCTTGGAAAAGCGCATAGTTTGA
- a CDS encoding dihydroorotate dehydrogenase produces MDMNVSFGGLELKNPIMTASGTFGFGLEFAPYGDLEKLGGIVAKGLSLKPREGNPMPRIAETPCGMLNAIGIQNPGVEEFVTKALPALAGKDVSVVANLYACDAEEFGELAGVLAGEDSVAALEVNVSCPNVKEGGIAFGQDPAQIGSVTEAVKKQAGNKHVMVKLSPNVTDIVVCARAAAEGGADSLSLINTLSGMAVDIRNRKPRIANVIAGLSGPAIKPVALRCVHQVVQAVDIPVVGIGGIASAEDALEFILVGAHAVQVGTANFLRPDFAFTLADEMESLLEELGAASLDEFRGSLQLPL; encoded by the coding sequence ATGGATATGAACGTTTCTTTCGGCGGGCTTGAACTCAAGAATCCCATCATGACCGCTTCCGGCACTTTTGGGTTTGGATTGGAATTTGCGCCCTATGGCGATTTGGAGAAGCTCGGGGGTATCGTCGCCAAGGGGTTGTCGCTTAAACCGCGTGAGGGCAATCCTATGCCCCGTATAGCAGAGACTCCGTGTGGTATGCTCAACGCCATTGGTATTCAGAACCCCGGAGTTGAGGAATTCGTCACTAAGGCGCTTCCAGCATTGGCAGGGAAAGATGTGTCCGTGGTTGCCAATCTTTATGCATGTGATGCCGAAGAGTTTGGCGAACTGGCGGGAGTTCTTGCGGGTGAAGACAGTGTGGCTGCTTTGGAAGTCAATGTTTCCTGTCCCAACGTGAAGGAAGGCGGTATTGCTTTCGGTCAGGACCCGGCTCAGATCGGCAGTGTGACAGAAGCGGTGAAGAAGCAGGCAGGCAATAAGCATGTCATGGTTAAACTTTCGCCAAACGTGACGGATATTGTTGTATGTGCACGTGCGGCCGCCGAAGGCGGCGCAGACTCGTTGTCGTTGATTAATACGCTTTCAGGCATGGCTGTGGACATCAGGAATCGTAAACCGCGCATAGCGAATGTTATCGCCGGTCTTTCTGGTCCTGCCATCAAACCTGTGGCATTGCGTTGTGTCCATCAGGTGGTTCAAGCTGTGGATATCCCGGTAGTTGGTATCGGCGGCATTGCTTCCGCAGAAGATGCGTTGGAATTCATTCTTGTTGGTGCTCATGCCGTACAGGTGGGGACGGCAAATTTCCTTCGTCCGGATTTTGCTTTTACTCTTGCCGACGAGATGGAATCGCTTTTGGAAGAGTTGGGAGCAGCGAGCTTGGATGAATTTCGGGGCAGTCTGCAACTCCCTTTGTAA
- a CDS encoding dihydroorotate dehydrogenase electron transfer subunit yields MSLRNCRNVKVLEVSPVGQSKAAGEFFELKLEYPDWDGWKPGQFVMIRPVDWELDLLWGRPFSICSADGESVTLFIQNVGRGTSRIAQLQSGDTVAMWGPLGNSFAMEPETPTLLLAGGIGIAPFRGYVESHPHPENLQLFLAHRMPLECYPFETLSDKVEGQCIIEEKPEDLDAIINTMKGLIQEYAKKDGLILSCGPTPFMKTVQRFANEFGGRAQVSLENRMACGVGACLGCVTKDGEGHHVQVCTKGPVFWADKVEL; encoded by the coding sequence ATGTCATTGAGGAATTGCCGCAATGTGAAGGTATTGGAAGTTTCCCCGGTCGGTCAATCAAAAGCTGCGGGTGAATTCTTCGAGTTGAAGCTTGAATATCCGGATTGGGACGGGTGGAAACCCGGCCAGTTCGTTATGATTCGTCCGGTAGACTGGGAATTGGATTTGCTTTGGGGCAGACCTTTTTCCATTTGTTCCGCAGATGGTGAATCCGTGACCCTGTTCATTCAGAACGTGGGGCGCGGCACCAGTCGCATCGCCCAACTTCAGTCCGGCGACACGGTCGCCATGTGGGGGCCGCTTGGCAATTCCTTTGCCATGGAGCCGGAAACACCGACTTTGCTCCTTGCCGGGGGCATCGGCATCGCACCTTTTCGCGGTTATGTCGAGTCTCATCCGCATCCAGAAAATTTGCAACTTTTTCTGGCACACCGGATGCCTCTCGAGTGTTACCCCTTTGAAACGCTGTCAGACAAGGTGGAAGGGCAATGTATCATTGAAGAAAAGCCCGAGGATCTGGACGCTATTATCAATACGATGAAGGGTTTGATTCAGGAATACGCCAAGAAAGACGGTTTGATCCTTTCGTGTGGGCCGACCCCATTTATGAAAACTGTCCAACGATTTGCGAACGAATTTGGCGGACGTGCGCAAGTTTCTTTGGAAAATCGTATGGCATGCGGCGTCGGGGCCTGTCTTGGTTGTGTGACCAAGGACGGCGAAGGTCACCATGTACAAGTCTGTACTAAGGGTCCCGTGTTCTGGGCCGACAAAGTGGAACTTTAG
- a CDS encoding U32 family peptidase, translating into MSKKHLPEIMAPAGDKYSYLAGVAAGADAIYVGLKHFSARMQAKNFSISELAQLASLGRDRGTKTYVAMNTLVKPGDPESAGRLIERLQRTVKPYALIVQDLAMLTLAKQAGFTGELHLSTLANISHPTGLATAKKLGASRVVIPRELNLDEVKLMAEACPKDLDLEIFVHGALCHCVSGRCYWSSYLGGKSGLRGRCVQPCRRLYTQGKQQPERLFSCSDLSLDVLTKPLLSMPKVAAWKIEGRKKGPHYVFYTVKAYQMLRDNPNDAKIKKAAQDLLDQALGRPTSHSTFLPQRPFQPVQPKEQTSSGRLIGEIKRDQKKPFFQPREVLNPGDLIRIGYEDQPGHRTIPIRRRVPKRGRMDIPFSKQHKGPALPTGTKVFLVDRREPELTKLIKGLNNELDMFPAPESKESRFTPTWPKAAARGKTRNRAESINLFRQPPRGRIYDKTAFWLEKSTVSKVPQSSVIRAQWWLPPVIWPDEDKKYRSLIKEAVKKGAREFVLNAPWQAGYFEDRKNAKLIAGPFCNISNRLALGVLKDIGFSAAIISPELPFEDIETLSQNSPLPLGFVIKGLWPFGLARFEAESVKMNETIKSPMHEVSFVRKHGQNNWIYPGWELDMTKEFRKLERLGFKSFVTIKEEWPKDVPRPKRTSEFNLRLKLL; encoded by the coding sequence ATGAGTAAAAAACATTTACCTGAAATTATGGCCCCCGCAGGGGACAAATACTCCTACCTTGCTGGCGTCGCCGCCGGAGCGGACGCTATCTACGTAGGTCTGAAACACTTTTCGGCCCGCATGCAGGCCAAGAACTTCTCTATCAGTGAGCTTGCACAACTGGCAAGCCTCGGTAGAGACAGGGGCACCAAGACCTATGTAGCCATGAACACGCTGGTTAAACCCGGCGACCCCGAATCCGCAGGGCGGCTTATCGAACGTTTGCAACGAACCGTCAAGCCCTATGCGCTCATTGTTCAGGATCTGGCCATGCTGACTCTGGCAAAACAGGCCGGATTCACTGGTGAACTGCATCTTTCCACTTTGGCAAACATCAGTCATCCGACCGGACTCGCCACCGCCAAAAAACTCGGCGCATCCCGTGTAGTCATCCCCCGCGAGCTCAATCTTGACGAAGTAAAACTCATGGCCGAAGCATGCCCGAAAGATCTCGATCTGGAAATTTTCGTTCACGGGGCGCTCTGCCACTGTGTGTCGGGTCGATGTTACTGGTCCAGTTATCTGGGTGGGAAATCAGGTCTGCGCGGCCGTTGTGTCCAACCCTGTCGCCGACTCTACACTCAGGGTAAACAGCAGCCGGAACGCCTGTTCTCCTGTTCCGATCTTTCACTGGATGTGTTGACCAAACCCTTGCTCTCCATGCCCAAAGTCGCAGCATGGAAAATTGAAGGACGCAAGAAAGGTCCCCATTACGTCTTTTATACGGTCAAGGCATACCAAATGCTTCGCGACAATCCTAACGACGCAAAGATTAAAAAGGCGGCTCAGGACCTCCTTGATCAAGCGCTTGGGCGACCAACAAGTCACTCCACTTTCTTGCCGCAACGTCCCTTTCAACCTGTGCAACCCAAAGAACAGACCAGTTCCGGCAGACTCATCGGTGAAATCAAACGCGACCAGAAGAAACCTTTTTTCCAACCCCGTGAAGTACTCAATCCCGGCGACCTCATTCGGATCGGCTATGAAGACCAGCCCGGTCATCGAACCATCCCCATTCGTCGCCGTGTGCCCAAACGCGGCCGCATGGATATCCCCTTTTCCAAACAACACAAAGGCCCCGCGCTGCCTACTGGCACTAAGGTCTTTCTCGTTGACCGACGTGAACCGGAACTGACAAAACTCATTAAAGGGCTGAATAACGAACTCGACATGTTCCCGGCCCCTGAGTCCAAGGAATCCCGTTTCACTCCTACGTGGCCCAAAGCCGCAGCTCGTGGCAAGACTCGGAACCGGGCTGAGTCCATCAACCTGTTCCGTCAACCGCCTCGCGGCCGTATTTATGACAAGACCGCTTTTTGGTTGGAAAAATCCACTGTCAGCAAAGTACCACAATCATCAGTGATTCGGGCACAATGGTGGCTGCCACCTGTCATCTGGCCAGACGAAGACAAAAAATACCGCTCCTTGATCAAAGAAGCAGTCAAAAAAGGCGCACGGGAATTTGTGTTGAACGCTCCCTGGCAGGCCGGATATTTTGAAGACCGAAAAAACGCCAAATTGATAGCAGGCCCATTTTGCAACATATCCAATAGACTGGCTCTCGGCGTACTCAAAGATATCGGTTTTTCCGCAGCCATTATTAGTCCAGAACTGCCATTCGAGGACATTGAAACCTTATCGCAGAATTCGCCTTTGCCGCTCGGGTTTGTCATCAAAGGATTGTGGCCCTTTGGGCTTGCCCGCTTTGAAGCAGAATCCGTCAAGATGAACGAGACTATCAAAAGCCCCATGCACGAAGTCTCCTTCGTACGTAAACACGGACAGAATAATTGGATTTACCCCGGTTGGGAATTGGACATGACGAAGGAATTCCGCAAGCTGGAACGCCTCGGATTCAAATCTTTCGTCACCATCAAGGAAGAATGGCCCAAAGACGTCCCGCGTCCCAAAAGAACCAGTGAATTCAACTTGCGACTCAAGTTACTGTAG
- a CDS encoding PhzF family phenazine biosynthesis protein, with translation MDLELYQVDAFADTVFSGNPAAVIPLYEWLSDELMQNIAMENNLSETAFFVRKGEYFELRWFTPESEVDLCGHATLASAHVLYEHLDYNDPVVVFETKSGRLFVDRESGFYSMDFPAWPFHEIQVTERVAAALGARPEKLYMGHRDMMAVFENEAQVRGLEPDFRLVAKVDGLCIICTAPGLDYDFVSRFFTPDVSIPEDPVTGSAHCMLVPYWAKRLGKSQLTAFQASARGGVLKCENMGDRVKIAGEAVTYMKGMIVL, from the coding sequence ATGGATCTCGAACTCTATCAGGTAGACGCATTCGCTGATACGGTGTTCAGTGGCAATCCGGCGGCGGTCATTCCTTTATATGAATGGCTTTCCGACGAGTTGATGCAGAATATCGCCATGGAAAACAATCTGTCTGAGACAGCGTTTTTCGTGCGTAAAGGTGAGTATTTCGAGTTACGATGGTTTACTCCTGAAAGTGAAGTTGATCTGTGCGGCCATGCCACATTGGCAAGCGCGCATGTCCTTTACGAGCATCTTGATTATAATGATCCTGTCGTAGTTTTCGAAACCAAGAGCGGGCGATTGTTTGTGGACCGTGAAAGCGGTTTTTATTCCATGGACTTCCCTGCCTGGCCTTTTCATGAAATTCAGGTAACCGAACGTGTGGCTGCAGCTCTTGGAGCGCGTCCAGAGAAACTCTACATGGGACATCGTGACATGATGGCCGTGTTTGAAAATGAAGCACAGGTTCGTGGATTGGAGCCAGATTTTAGATTGGTAGCCAAGGTGGACGGACTTTGTATTATCTGTACGGCCCCCGGTTTGGACTATGACTTCGTATCTCGTTTTTTTACACCGGACGTGAGTATTCCTGAGGACCCCGTTACCGGCTCCGCGCACTGCATGTTGGTGCCATACTGGGCAAAACGTTTGGGCAAATCTCAACTTACCGCATTTCAAGCATCGGCTCGCGGCGGAGTGTTGAAGTGTGAAAATATGGGTGACCGTGTGAAGATAGCAGGCGAAGCCGTGACGTATATGAAGGGAATGATTGTTTTATAA
- a CDS encoding PBP1A family penicillin-binding protein — MKVLKVLLIIFLLCMFAGVGGAVWVYNWAASDLPGFKNITDYNPPLVTTVYAQDNEVLGYFYKEKRFLVTLDQMSPWIPKAFLASEDASFYEHDGVDLTAIARAFMANLRAGHTRQGGSTITQQIIKRLLLTSEKSYKRKLKEAILAFRLENYLTKEEILTIYLNHIFLGAHSYGVEAASRTYFAKHSNELSIAQAAMLAGLPQAPTRYNPYRNMRHARKRQEYVLGQMRHLGWITPEQYQEAMDEEIELKSMPDPSWKTGAYYLEEVRRWLISEYGEDATYNGGLTVTTPCSMKHQRAAEKAVKRGLLNSAKRRGWTGPIGNFTPADMPGILEEGPQDTKEIMDKTRLMKAFVTKVVADKVSVSFGVFKGEIPIKALWWVREPNIKKSHEDVPNPKDARKILKKGDVVWVTVAKAPKEEGGTWILDLEREPKVEGAMVSIQPDTGEVVALVGGYAFEKSQFNRATQAKRQPGSAFKPIVYSTAIDNGFTPSTLVLDAPIVYANDEEGKLWRPQNFEGTFDGPVLLRTALVKSKNLCTIRVAQKIGIRKIIERAKAMGLKTEFPHDLSVSLGSAVVSLMNLCEAYTAFPRGGSYVKPRTVLSVKSAWGEDLFTSAPEVSDAISPQTAFIMSTLMKQVVQNGTGWRARVLKRPVAGKTGTSNNEQDAWYMGFSPYLLTGVYVGFDELTPMGKWETGSRAASPIWVSYRKAVEKDYPYEDFTEPPGIVMVRVDGTTGKLASPSSTKEFFLPFKVGSEPTEMSRSGGSGSNSGSPVSDDDLFKQTF, encoded by the coding sequence ATGAAAGTACTGAAAGTTTTATTGATAATATTCCTTTTGTGCATGTTCGCTGGAGTCGGTGGTGCTGTGTGGGTGTATAACTGGGCGGCCAGCGATCTGCCCGGTTTCAAGAATATTACGGATTACAACCCTCCTCTGGTGACCACTGTGTACGCTCAGGACAATGAAGTCCTCGGGTATTTCTATAAGGAAAAACGATTTCTTGTCACTCTTGATCAGATGAGTCCATGGATCCCCAAGGCTTTTCTTGCTTCGGAGGATGCGAGTTTTTATGAGCATGATGGTGTTGATTTAACCGCTATTGCTCGTGCTTTTATGGCGAATCTCAGGGCTGGACATACTCGTCAGGGTGGCTCCACTATTACGCAGCAGATTATTAAACGGTTGTTGCTGACTTCGGAGAAGAGCTACAAGCGTAAGCTTAAGGAAGCGATTCTTGCCTTCCGGTTGGAGAATTATCTGACCAAGGAAGAGATTCTGACTATCTATCTTAATCATATTTTTCTTGGCGCTCACTCCTATGGAGTTGAAGCTGCTTCCAGAACTTATTTTGCAAAACACTCCAATGAATTGTCTATTGCTCAGGCGGCCATGTTGGCTGGCCTACCTCAGGCGCCGACTCGGTATAATCCGTATAGAAATATGCGGCACGCCCGGAAGCGTCAGGAATACGTGCTTGGACAAATGCGTCACCTCGGCTGGATTACTCCTGAACAGTATCAGGAAGCCATGGATGAAGAGATTGAACTTAAATCCATGCCAGACCCATCGTGGAAAACCGGAGCTTATTATCTCGAAGAAGTACGGCGTTGGCTGATTTCCGAATACGGTGAGGATGCGACCTATAACGGTGGTCTGACTGTGACAACGCCGTGCAGCATGAAGCATCAGCGGGCTGCGGAAAAAGCGGTCAAGCGAGGACTGCTCAATTCAGCTAAACGACGTGGTTGGACCGGACCCATCGGGAATTTTACGCCTGCAGACATGCCTGGCATTCTAGAAGAAGGGCCGCAGGATACCAAAGAAATCATGGACAAGACCCGACTGATGAAGGCTTTTGTCACTAAGGTTGTTGCCGATAAGGTTTCGGTGAGTTTTGGTGTCTTCAAGGGCGAAATCCCGATCAAGGCCCTGTGGTGGGTGCGCGAACCGAACATCAAAAAATCTCACGAAGATGTTCCCAATCCGAAAGATGCCCGCAAGATTCTCAAGAAAGGCGATGTAGTTTGGGTGACTGTTGCCAAGGCTCCCAAGGAAGAGGGTGGCACCTGGATTCTCGATCTTGAGCGCGAACCGAAGGTTGAAGGAGCTATGGTGTCCATTCAGCCTGATACCGGTGAAGTCGTGGCCCTTGTTGGTGGATATGCTTTTGAGAAAAGTCAGTTCAATCGTGCCACGCAGGCCAAGCGTCAGCCGGGTTCCGCGTTCAAGCCTATTGTGTATTCTACGGCCATTGATAACGGTTTCACACCGTCTACATTGGTTCTTGATGCTCCGATAGTTTACGCCAATGACGAAGAAGGCAAGCTGTGGCGTCCCCAGAACTTTGAAGGCACCTTTGATGGTCCGGTTTTGTTGAGGACGGCTCTGGTTAAGTCCAAGAACCTGTGCACTATTCGTGTGGCTCAGAAAATCGGTATCCGTAAAATTATCGAGCGGGCCAAGGCCATGGGACTTAAGACGGAATTCCCGCATGATCTGTCAGTCTCCCTTGGTTCAGCTGTAGTGTCACTGATGAATTTGTGCGAAGCATATACAGCATTTCCTCGTGGTGGTTCCTACGTTAAACCGCGCACTGTTTTGTCTGTGAAATCCGCATGGGGTGAAGATCTGTTTACGTCGGCTCCTGAAGTCTCTGATGCTATCAGCCCGCAAACCGCTTTTATCATGTCCACATTGATGAAGCAGGTCGTTCAGAACGGGACTGGTTGGCGTGCTCGGGTGCTTAAGCGGCCAGTGGCAGGCAAAACCGGAACCTCCAATAATGAGCAGGACGCATGGTACATGGGATTTTCTCCGTATTTGCTGACCGGTGTATATGTTGGGTTTGACGAATTGACACCCATGGGCAAGTGGGAGACCGGTTCTCGTGCGGCCAGTCCTATCTGGGTGAGCTATCGTAAGGCCGTTGAAAAAGATTATCCGTATGAGGACTTCACCGAGCCGCCGGGAATTGTTATGGTCCGAGTAGATGGCACGACGGGCAAGCTTGCATCGCCGTCTTCGACTAAGGAGTTTTTTCTGCCGTTCAAGGTTGGGTCGGAGCCTACAGAAATGTCTCGATCCGGTGGGAGTGGGAGTAACAGTGGTAGTCCTGTCTCCGATGATGATCTGTTCAAGCAGACCTTCTAG